The nucleotide window GGTTTTTCCCGGGTACCAAACAGAAAATTCCTTGAAACTTTCAATTGATTTTGGGAGATGACATTTTTGTAATTTCCCTTTTTTTTGGTTGCTTACAAAAATGGTCTCATTCATGCTTGAAGAATGCAAATACTGGGGGTATCATTTGCATTGTATGATACGATTATTTAAATCAACTTGAAAATGCATTCAACTAATGCAAATTTTTAGGGTCATGGTTTTAGTATGACTGCAATATTGATCCCAAGCACATAAAACTGGGCACTGGCATACTCTAATGATATAAATTACCTTATAATGACATACATTCACTCCGGTGATGAtcggtttcgccttggaagagaTCATGCCATTGTGCATTTGCTTATAGCAGCTCATATTAGGATataatatgatatgatatgatctaTAGATTTGTTAAATAGATGTAGGATCCAAATGCATGAATTATTTGGAGATTGGTGAGGGTGATGATggttttgattcaaaatatcgACATTTCTAggaggaaaaagaaaagggttAAGAGATTTGATCATTGCATTTCTTTTTTGAACACCAATGGTATCTTTTTCCCCATGTGAACCATCGGAAATATCGAATCCCCTTGCTTATAGTTTACTAAACTATATTGAACTGCCCGGCTTTAAGTAAACCTGTTTGATCATAGGTCGAGTTTTGGTGCTTCTCTAGGCTTGTATAACTTCTATGTGTATTCCATATAACCGAGAAATATAGAAGTACAATGCATTGCAGCTTAAAGAATTGAAGGATTATATCTTGCCACAGTTCAAATAAATCACATTTTGACAATGCCAAGTGCATTTTCTTGCAGCTGAGACCATCCTATTAGCATTTCAGAACTATATCCTAATGTTGGGTACAAGCGTAATGATCCCTACATTGCTTGTTCCAGCAATGGGTGGAACCGATGTAAGCTCGTTATACTCGACTTTGTTAGTTCATTTTCATCTTAATTCATGCTTGGTTTATATCATGACTCGTAGCTAGGCACTATCTAACTATGCCGGTAACCTTGAGCCAAGTTTATCGGTTCCCAAGCATTTCCTTCTTTAACAcgtattttgtttctttatcCATATTTTGGCTTGTAATCAGCGGGACAAAGCATTGGTAATACAAACGTTGCTCTTTGTAGCCGGCATTAACACGGTTCTCCAAGCACTTTTTGGAACAAGATTGCCAGCAGTTATTGGAGGTTCTTATGCTTATGTTATCCCAGTAGCCTATATAATAAACGACCCGTCATTGCAACGGATTAGTGACAGACATGATGTAAGTTGCTTGTTACACCTACTTATCAACATTGGTTCAAAAATATCGGCAACGGAAACATTGCATGTTGTTCCTATCAGTGCTAGCTTTTACATCCCACTACGAGTCTTGTCTTTCGATTCCCTTTTCAAAAACCGAACTTTCTCGTTTGCTAGGGGTAATTTGAAAGAGGTCTCTTCCCATGTGATTGGTTTGCAGAGATTTATACAAACGATGCGTGCAATTCAAGGAGCTCTTGTCATAGCCTCAAGCATACAAATTATACTGGGATACAGCCAAGTTTGGGGTCTCTTTTCACGGTACATCCATCATTAACATACAAAAAATGTGAAGTTGCTAGCTGACTGGCGCTGGATTAtacttttcttcatcattttcccatGCAGGTTCTTCAGCCCCCTCGGTATGTCACCGGTGGTCGCATTGGTCGGCTTGGGATTGTTTCAAAGAGGGTTTCCTTTGGTAATAGAACAGTCATTTTTTTCCCTATTACTCAGAGAGTCCATTAAGTTTACTCTAAAGCACGGAACTTCTCTTAATAATATCGTTTCAGCTTGGAAATTGTGTTGAAATCGGGCTGCCGATGCTGTTATTGGTGATCGGAGTGTCACAGTATCTAAAACATGTGAGACCATTAAGAGATATCCCAATTTTCGAAAGGTTTCCCATATTAATCTGCGGTACAATCATATGGATCTATTCCCTTATACTGACTGCCGGTGGGGCTTATCGTAACAAGCCGATTGCTACTCAAATTAGTTGTCGTACCGACCGAGCAAATCTCATATCAACTGCTCCATGGTATATATCAGAacataaactttgatttttaTGTTCCATTTTCACTGGTTCGGACGTTAATGTTTTTATGCTTCAGGTTCAAGTTTCCTTACCCTCTTCAATGGGGTCCTCCTACATTTTCAGCTGGTCATTCCTTTGCTATGATGTCTGCAGTTTTAGTCTCTATGGTTGAGGTATACTTCCACTTAAAAAGTTCTAACCGTAAATAATTTCTGGGTTAATGAAATTGCTTTTAATGTTACTTACGATGCTATAGTCGACTGGAGCATACAAGGCGGCATCTCGATTGGCTATTGCGACTCCTCCTCCGGCTTACGTACTAAGTCGTGGCATTGGCTGGCAGGTAGGATGGTTTAACATAACTATCAATCAAACAAGCCCTTCCTGAGGGAAAACCGAGAACAGGTTACCCTTATATAACCGAAGAAAATCCTCCCTAGATTAAGCTCAAACATTATGAAACTCAAACTGAAGGCCTCGTTGGCCTTAGAATAAGGACCAATGCCTCATTGGCAATCCATTGAatgaatgtatatatacatatatatgttttcTAGGTGGTTGATTTTTGTAATAATTTTGCAGGGGATTGGGGTCATGCTTGATGGACTATTCGGAACGGTGACCGGTTCTACAGTTTCCGTGTAAGATATACTTTCAGACCAGCCATTGGTGCAAGCTGCCAGTGTTTTATTATTCTCCCCTGTTGATATCATAGTTATGTTTCAGGGAAAACGTTGGACTCCTAGGATTAACCCGAGTCGGAAGTCGCCGAGTTGTTCAGATATCTGCTGGCTTCATGATGTTTTTCTCTATATTTGGTATATGTCCAACATTAATATGCTCgatcttcttttttattttattttatatatttgaacAATCATACCTATATTCATATCTGAATATATgttgaaaacaaaaataaaaattcaggTAATGTAAAGGGTTAAATTACTTTTTTGAGTCTGAACTTACAACTTTTTCCATATTGTTGAACCCTAAAACCTAAATTTGATAATTGTTCCTATTTTGAGGCCTgaatttttttatctaaattaaacCTTGAATTTGGCAATTGTACTTAGgggcttgatttttttttttggttcaagTTAGTCCTTAAAAACCCTAGAGTTCAGGTCCCAATTGACAAGTTTAGACCCCAATATGGGAACAAGTATCAAGTTCAATAACTAACTttagaccaaaaaaaaaaaaaatttaagcccCGGAGTGGGAACCATTACCTAAATGTGAGAACAATTTACTAAGCTGAGAACCTAACTTGGGGAAAAGAAAGTTACTAAATTTAGATCCAAATGGTGATTTAATCATAACATATATGATATTTTGTGCAGGAAAATTTGGAGCAGTGTTTGCATCCATACCTTTCCCCATCTTTGCAGCACTTTATTGTGTACTTTTCGGCCTTGTTGGTATGTATTAATTTTAACCATACCTACCCATTTTTATCCCAACCATAGATCTTTACTCAATTAATCCAAATTCGAGTCCggtttaaattttctttttaccataaaatgccatattaatttaagaacttgataatttttcttaatttaattcttaaatttAAACTCCATTAAAGTATAATAAAATGACATTATCAAATTGTGTTATGTCAATCACCTAATTttttaaactaatattttaatatatttcttgtattttttagattttaaaatttttggtgatggCATGGTAGTTTAAAAGTGTTACATCATCCGAATCCAAGTTCATGACAAAATTGGGTTCCCAATTTTGTCAAAGACAAACGTGGACCAAGTTGAAACAAAGTTATTTCATTTAGGACTAAATATTGATTTATCCCTTTTAGTAACCTTAAAGAAAATATTGCTGCTTTGTTGGTTGCAGGTTCCGTCGGATTATCGTTTCTACAATTCACAAACATGAATTGCATGAGAAACCTCATCATAACAGGATTATCACTTTTCTTAGGGATTTCCATCCCTCAATTCTTCAACCAATATTGGAACCCATCCCATCGTGGTCTCGCTCACACCAATGCCGCCTGGGtaagtttttttattaaaaaaaaaaaaaactcgaatCCCATATTCTTCAATGATAAAAGAGGGTAAAAAAATAGTGAATGATTTTTGCAGTTCAATGCATTCGTGAACACCGTGTTCTCATCGCCGGCGATGGTGGGACTGACAGTGGCGGTGATCTTAGACAACACGATAGAAGTGGAGAAATCGAAGAAAGATAGAGGGATGCCATGGTGGGTTAAGTTTAGAACATTTAGAGGAGATAATAGGAATGAAGAATTTTACACTTTGCCTTTTAATCTTAATAGGTTTTTTCCACCAACTTAAATTTCCCAAAATTAGGCATGGTAATTGCATATATTTTACCGGTTTTTCCTTCGATAAATATGGGTAGTACTAGAGGCAATTcgtgtaatttttcaaaatattttatgaattatttattaatttatattatttaaaatttgattttttttataaatattttttgtaTTAGTGGTAAGAGtaatttaaatatgaaaatttaaagttGTCAATGTTGCTATTAAAGTAAGGCCTTAACCTTTCGGCTGGCAGTGTGGTTGTTGACGATTATCTAGTCGACAATCAAGCCTCTCTTCCCCCTATTGACTTTTGTATTAGCTGGCATGGTACCGGCCTTTGGATGCCAATGAGTTGCGAATGGGCATCCTCTTTTCTGACATAATGATGCATTGCTTGGCTCCTCTGTTAAGGGTTCGATTTCCCATTTTGGGAGCTCTCGTGTATCTTTAGTCTGCCTATTTTTGCTCGAGCTTTTCGCATTTATTGAGTACTTGAGGTGTGTCCATTGTAACAGCAGTGAGGGCATGACAAAACTCTACATATCAAGGTCTAACCTTCTAAGCCCCAATGGCTAAACACCAACATAGGATAGAGTTTTCAATTTGATTCAAATAGAGTATGATTTTCTtttgtaatttattttttatttacattttattttgtaCATTTATCCAAGATTTTGATCCTCACTTTCGTTGAATGGATATTattctaaaaaagaaaaaaaaaaaaccttaccattgaattgaaataaaataaaagtgtttttgcATATTATGCTTATTCTTTGAAAAACGAAAAAGAAAGATACTTACTGACTACACTTGTAGACCATTGCTGATACATGAAATAATTATATGAAATTGCAATGAGACTTTGAATTCAAGTAATCTATCCAACAGAGTCGGTGTCCCTTGGCTTGTGATACCAATTCAGTCAAGGCAGGCTctgtttgtttaattgaaaatgGTTTAGTCAatggaaaataatttaaaagtcaaCAAAAAATAAGCCAATTTTTCCTCTAAAATGACTTACCCTTTATGggtgattttatttttatataaaaattagcttaagtcaagcttaatattattatattatcaataaatttttatttttaaaaatatttaaaattaataaaatagtataattttcaatattattaaagaTACATACTTAATTATCTATACCTaaccatataataaattattaatataatatagaaaataaattaataacgGATAATTTAATTCAttgttttttttataaaacaataCCTAGAACTTCTCATAACTCCTCTCCAACCCTTAATATAGGAAAGCATTAATGCCCTTCAGCATGCTCAAACCCACGGTCTCCTGCAAATGCAACAATGTCAATGCCAACCGAGCTAAGTCGacaattttattcattattttcatttttatatatagaaaccttaaataattatattaagtcaCGTGACTCTTTTTCCTATATCAAGTTTGTTGGCCAATTAACAAGGAAATTCCcttccaaaaagaaaaaaaaaaggtgctAATTATAGTAAGTAAAACTTTGTCATATTATTTACCCATGctaattaaaatagaaaatgttTAGTTGGTTGTAATTTGGCTTTACTCTCTCTATATAAGATGGgttgaaacaaaacaaaagacaGAAATCATTCtctctttaaaataaataaaaagaaagtatggctattcaatttaattttgtttcatcCATGTTAATACTATTACTTTTATCCATATCATCCGCTGCAGGTCAAGGAGGAGGAAGTGGTGGTGTTATGTGCAAAGGCAGACGAGAAAACAAATTTGAGTAAGGTAAGCAAAATATCATATAACTTTATAGTTAGCAAATAAAAGCATGCATAACTATTTTTCATATCTCTTATCTTTATatgtatctttttttttttcttttttggttttaGCCATTGTTGGATGCTTGGAAAGAAGCATGTGCCTCGACATCTCTGAAAAAAATTGTGATTCCTAAAAGGATATATTTTTTAAGTACAACTACATTAGATGGTCCTTGCAAGGCTCCTATTGAGCTTCAAGTTGAAGGTACTGTGAAGGCTCCGGTAGACCTTGGTGCTTTCAAGGAGCCTAAATGGATTGCCTTCAGCAGAATTGAAAATTTCAAATTGGCTGGCAGAGGAGTTTTCAACGGCCAGGGAACCACTGCTTATAAAAGGGAAGGTTGTGAAAAGCATGATTATTGTGATTCACTTCCTATTGTAGGTTCTTTTTTAATTGAGAAgttatgactttttttttttataaatagaattaagtaataattattttttgtttcattttgaaATTAAACAGAACCTAAGGTTTGATTTTTTAACCAACGCAATGATACAAGGTATAACTACCAAAGACAACAAGCAGTTCCACGTTAATGTTCTAGGATGCAAAAACATTACTTTCGAACATTTCACCGTATCTGCACCGGGATAAAGCCCAAACACAGACGGGATTCACATCGAGAGATCAGATGGGGTCAATGTTCTTAACACGGAGATAAAAACTGGTGATGATTGTGTTTCAATTGGGGATGGTTCCAAAAATTTGGTTATCAATAGAGTAACTTGTGGACCAGGACATGGTATCAGTATTGGCAGTCTCGGATTGTTTAAAAATGAAGAACCTGTTGATGGAGTTATAGTAAAAAACTGCACCTTCATTAATACATCAAATGGTGTTAGAATCTAAAGTTGGCCAGATGCTGAACCTGGCACTTGTTCGAACATTCACTTTGAGGATATTACCATGACCAATGCAGTTCTCCTATTATAATTGATCAGAAATATTGCCCATGGAAAAAAtgcaaaataaatatatgtacatatttatcaaaatcgtAAGAGAGCAAAAAGATTTAATCGGTCATTGAATCATTATTTTGTTGATGCAGGAAGAATCAAAAGTTAAACTAAGCAACATTAGTTTCAAAAACATTCACGGCACTTCTACGCTTCCAGAAGCTGTCAAGATTATTTGTAGCGCTACTTTGCCGTGTGAAAATGTGGAACTTGCCGACATTGAAATTACGCACAGTGGACCAACTGGACCTTCAGTATCACAATGTTCGAATGTGAAGCCTAAAATTAGCGGCAAACAAAATCCAGCTGCATGTTCCGCCCCTATCGTAGCAAAACCTACCCCGACCTCTTAATCAATAGCATAGGTATAAATTTTTTTGATGAGGTTGTAACtgctataattatttttattttgcaaacaaattttgttttgttttacatTCCATGTTATTAAGAATATTTTtcttaaacttaattatttttgaaaatacacTTCAACAAAAAAAACTTGCAATGTGATAACATTTTATGCTTATAGGCTTAggatataattattattaaaatactcTTGAACCGGAtactatttaattattttgttttttttatctaaatttgttgtttttttatttataaaattggcataataaaaattttaatcctcaatatttatacattgtatcaatttagttttgattctaaaatAACCTTTAACCTTTACACATtgtataatttgatttttttatagttttgtttTTTTTACGACTCTTTCACCTTAAaagctaaaaaataaatttatcaattaaaatttatccaaaatatattaaaattaaaaatctaaaatttaatataataattttatcttttctTATTGTTTTAAATTTAACCTTGTATGttacaaacaaaaacaaaactgTAAAAATACAAAATTGCACTATATAAATGTTAGAGAGTTgaattttttagaatcaagatCAAATTGATACAGTGAATAAACGATGAGAGCTAAAATTACTATTATGTCAATATTAAAAGCTTTCAAAGTTATATAAAATCTTTGGCGATGGAATCCATCAAATTGGTTGAATAAAAAATCGATGGTTTAACCTGTTCAATCACTTGTTCAATTATTGACACTGAATGTAATCAtcgcttgaaaatttatataaaatttttaaattttaaacgaTAATACCTTCAATTCAAAgaccaaaataaatttatttgtcaaatttaaGTGACAAAGtggattaaaaaaaaaatctaacagccaaatttttaaatgataacaCGATTCTCCAAGCACTTTTTGGAACAAGGATGCCAGCAGTTATTGGAGGTTCTTATGCTTATGTTATCCCAATAGCTTATATAATAAACGACTCGTCATTGCAACGAATTCGTGACTCCTCCTCCGGCTTATGTACTAAGCTGTGGCATTGGTTGGCAAGTAGTACAGTTTAACATAACTATCAATCAAACAAGCACTTCTCGAGAAAAAACCGAGAACAAATTACCCAAAAACCATCGTATAACCGAAGAAAATCCTCCCTACATTAAACTCAAACATTATAAAACTCCAACTTAAGTCCTCATTGGTTTTACAATAAGGACCAATCCCTCATTGGCAATCCATCGAATGaatgcatttatatatatatatatatatatatatatatatatatatgtttcctAGGTGGTTGATTTTTGTAATAATTTGGAAGGGATTGAGATAATGCTTGATGGACTGTTCGGAACGGTCACCAGTTCTACGATTTTCGTGTAAGATATGCTTTTAGACCAGCCATTGTTGCTAGCTGCTAGTGTTGTATTATTCTCCCATGTTGATATCATAGTTATGTTTCAGGGAAAATGTCAGACTCCTAGGATTAAACCGAGTTGGAAGTCGCCGAGTTGAACAGATAACATTTGGCTTCATGATGTTTTTCTTTATATTTGGTAAATGTCCAACATTGATATGCTcgatcttttatatatatatatatatttgaacaatcatacttatattaatatttgaatatatgttgaaaagaaataaaaattcagGTAATATAAAGGTTAAATTACTTTTTGAGATGTGAACTTGACAAATTTTCTCATATTGTggaaccctaaaccttaaatttGACAATTGTTTTTATTTTGGGGCCTGaattttttatctaaattaaacCTTGAATTTTGCAGTTGTTCTCacattagggtttgaatttttttttgttcaagttGGTCTTTAAAAACCCTAGAGTTCAGGCCCTAATGTGGGAACAATTTCAAGGGCTaacttggaaaaaaaaaattatagccCCAAAGTGAGAACAATTACCTAATTTAAGTCTCAATGCGAGAACAATTTTCTAGGCTCAGAACCTATCTTTGGCAAAAAATTCAGACTCCAATGTAAAAAAGTTATTAAATTAGATCCAAATAGTGATTTAATCTTAACATATATGATATTTTGTGCAGGAAAATTTAGAGCAGTGTTTGCATCCATACCTTTCCCCATCTTTGGGGCACTTTATTGTATACTTTTCGACCTTGTAGGTATGTATTAATTTTAACCATACCTACCCATTTTATCTCAATCTTACATTGTCACATCTTGGATACCAGGCCGATAGTATTGACATTAGCTTATAGATTAAAAATAGAGTAAATAGAAATCACGTTAGTAATTAGGACGAAATAGGAATAATAACGATAGTAGAGAACTTAAATAGGACGAAATAGGAATAATAACGATAGTAGagaacttaaataaataaattaggacTAATGGTTAGTGGGGGATTTATTAAAGCAAGGGTAGAATTAGGAGGGATCTATAGGACAAATAAACCAACTTTATAAATGAATTTGGCTATATAAGCCATCACTGCTCATTTGCTTCTCTTGCTTTAATTtcctttttttaaattattttctttctttttacgtTTTCTTCATTTCAAAAGCTGTTGCATGGTAGTTAATTTTCCTTCAAAATTTTATTGCGCATTACATTTTCTAAGCAACCAAGcaccattttcttctttaaattctCAAGTAAAACACCAACTTTTTCTTCTTAAACTTTGGGTCGGTTATTGAGCGGACCACTCGAGAGTCACGAAGAATAGCAAGACCGAAAGTAaacaatttattttcatattaaatctGCATTATATGCTTTTGACTAAAGTATCTACGGTTTAGTTAGGAAATATAAATAATCTTTGTTTTTTTTATGACCTGGCTTCATGAAAATGGTGGATTGAAGTTGGCAAAGCTAAGAAATGTTGTTTAAAATGATTTTGTTCTTGACGAAGATGATGAACAGTGACTGATTCTTAAAGGAAAGACTTAGGTGAGATTAACATTTAATTAACAGTCTAGATATACAAATATATGAGTTAGGAGGGTTGAAAGTTAGAAAATGGGGTAAGTATTAGAACAATAAAAATCTGCAAGAGATAACGTAAGTAGTGGGCCGTGGTTGAGTAGAGAATGAATTAAATTGTTTTAGAGAATGTGTCATATGTATTTGTTCATGCGAAGCTGAAAATACCAGAGAAGCATCGCCTAGTAGAGACAAAGGCAAGGAAAAGGTCACATAATCGACATTGTGGTAAACAAGGTGAGTACACTATATACTGCACTTGAAAACGAGGTCGAGCTCTGCTGAAAGCAAGTAAGACATGCGAGCCCTGTCTTCATGTTGTGAATTGAACATGTGCATGTGCGAACCTCTTTTATGTCTTGTGCAAACCTCATCCATGCGTTGTGCGAACTCTTAGCATGAATCTACGTGCGTGTGTTTTTACATGCTATGCAAACCTTGAGTAAAATGTATACATGGGTCCAGGGTTaggttaaatatataatatatataggcGTCTAAAGTTTGTTATATAGTATAATTTGTGTGTACTGTTATATATTATAGATAAGTTTGTggcttttaatttatgttttatacatACATGATGTAAAAGGGAATTGTTATATACAATGAATGCATGCGCAAAggttattataaataatatatgtacATATCTTTGCATTAAAAGGGTTTTGTATTATATGTATGCATGCGTgggttttaatataaaaaatatatatacatacctttgCATTAAAAAGCTTTGTTCTATCTATTatgtataaatgtatatatatgcggTGTGCGAACCCTAAGTCTCATTTGCTATTGTTTTATCTTAATGTTCTGTATATGCGAGCTTAATGCTTAGCAAGCTATTCAATGACGTGTTGTGGTACTGTAAGCTCTATTAAAAATTGTGAGCTTAAAATGACAGTGATCTGTAAATTAGTATTATTGCGTTATGTTGCTATTGTGAACTTTTTGAACCATTGGATATAATTAGCATGCAATAGAATTGTGAGTGCTCACCTATGTAATGTGATAGGAAATTGTGGCCCAATGATTCGATGGAGAAATAAGGGAATGTCGAGCAATGCTCTATTCATCGTGGATCGTAAGGGTGTGTTTTTCGGAGAGTGTGAGCATTCGTGCTACACTTATATGGCGATTTGAGTGACTCTATGAGTCTTAGGGTGTGTTTTAGAAGATCCGTTTATCCAATgcgtatattatttaattatgtttcatTTTCACGAATTGTCAATATATCACTAAACTAAACGAGGttgattatatgtgaattaaTGACATGCAAACCACACACATGTAGAACTGTTTATGTGCGAATTGTTATATTTGATCTGTCTGTAAGTGAGTTGTTTAGTATGTGAATTATTGATGTGCTTTCTTGTGTTGTGTACATGTTTATTCACTGAGCATTCCCAAACTCATTTCTTTACTTTCTTCTCC belongs to Gossypium arboreum isolate Shixiya-1 chromosome 7, ASM2569848v2, whole genome shotgun sequence and includes:
- the LOC108482828 gene encoding nucleobase-ascorbate transporter 1-like, with protein sequence MAEITHPPMDQLQDLEYCIDSNPSWAETILLAFQNYILMLGTSVMIPTLLVPAMGGTDRDKALVIQTLLFVAGINTVLQALFGTRLPAVIGGSYAYVIPVAYIINDPSLQRISDRHDRFIQTMRAIQGALVIASSIQIILGYSQVWGLFSRFFSPLGMSPVVALVGLGLFQRGFPLLGNCVEIGLPMLLLVIGVSQYLKHVRPLRDIPIFERFPILICGTIIWIYSLILTAGGAYRNKPIATQISCRTDRANLISTAPWFKFPYPLQWGPPTFSAGHSFAMMSAVLVSMVESTGAYKAASRLAIATPPPAYVLSRGIGWQGIGVMLDGLFGTVTGSTVSVENVGLLGLTRVGSRRVVQISAGFMMFFSIFGKFGAVFASIPFPIFAALYCVLFGLVGSVGLSFLQFTNMNCMRNLIITGLSLFLGISIPQFFNQYWNPSHRGLAHTNAAWFNAFVNTVFSSPAMVGLTVAVILDNTIEVEKSKKDRGMPWWVKFRTFRGDNRNEEFYTLPFNLNRFFPPT